The following coding sequences are from one Arthrobacter sp. PvP023 window:
- a CDS encoding GAF domain-containing protein has protein sequence MRNIMQPAVAGTADRDDAAALLQRDALAGHELLAVPGPLGAGSAGGPAGVRVPGLRSLVEESWQRSVQFRANPDNPEAPLALDQEELEEYRRQHPLATIMPVIHKLLVLPSHDSGLLVAVGDEVGRLLWVEGDAVMQRRAEGMMFVAGADWSEASVGTSAPGTALALGRSIQIAGAEHYKRSVHPWSCTAVPFHDPDSGALLGVVDITGTESAVAPHTLSLVEATVAAAQAQLRVERLQLAAARQAAPARRRTQASASRTPSAAEGSLYRNSLQLLGRDQALLSIEGRTVALSARHSEILALLSVHPDGLSAEELCTLLYPGDGSSMTLRPEMVRLRKVLKQLSPEAVPGSRPYRLPMDLMPDSSQVLNCLQRGAHRIALEIYRGAVLPRSEAPGIVELRDRVSSLLREAVLTDGSADALLKYAELPEAKDDVGVRLAALKLLPARSPKRAAVVADLERLETELSA, from the coding sequence ATGAGGAACATCATGCAGCCGGCTGTTGCGGGCACCGCAGACAGGGACGACGCTGCGGCACTGCTCCAGCGCGATGCCCTGGCAGGCCATGAGCTGCTGGCCGTGCCGGGACCGCTGGGGGCGGGCAGCGCCGGTGGCCCGGCTGGAGTGCGCGTGCCCGGACTGCGCAGCCTCGTGGAGGAGTCCTGGCAGCGGTCCGTCCAGTTCCGGGCGAACCCGGACAACCCCGAAGCACCCCTTGCACTGGACCAGGAAGAGCTCGAGGAATACCGCCGGCAGCACCCCCTGGCCACCATCATGCCCGTCATCCACAAACTCCTGGTCCTGCCCAGCCACGACAGCGGCCTGCTGGTTGCCGTGGGCGACGAAGTGGGCCGCCTCCTGTGGGTGGAGGGCGACGCCGTGATGCAGCGCCGGGCAGAAGGCATGATGTTCGTGGCCGGCGCGGACTGGTCCGAGGCCAGCGTGGGCACCAGCGCCCCGGGCACCGCCCTGGCCCTTGGCCGCAGCATCCAGATTGCCGGCGCCGAGCACTACAAGCGTTCCGTCCACCCGTGGAGCTGCACGGCCGTGCCGTTCCACGACCCTGATTCCGGCGCACTGCTGGGTGTTGTGGACATCACCGGCACCGAGTCCGCCGTCGCGCCCCACACGCTGTCGCTGGTGGAGGCAACGGTTGCGGCCGCGCAGGCCCAGTTGCGCGTGGAGCGGCTCCAGCTGGCGGCCGCGCGCCAGGCAGCGCCCGCACGACGGCGGACCCAGGCTTCCGCTTCACGGACACCTTCCGCTGCGGAAGGCAGCCTCTACCGCAACAGCCTCCAGCTCCTGGGCCGGGACCAGGCCCTGCTCAGCATCGAAGGCCGCACCGTGGCGCTTTCGGCCCGGCACAGCGAAATCCTGGCCCTCCTCAGCGTCCATCCGGACGGGCTGAGCGCGGAGGAACTCTGCACCCTGCTCTACCCGGGAGACGGCTCGTCCATGACGCTGCGCCCGGAGATGGTGCGGCTGCGCAAGGTCCTGAAGCAGCTCAGCCCGGAAGCCGTCCCCGGCTCGCGCCCGTACCGGCTGCCCATGGACCTGATGCCGGATTCCAGCCAGGTCCTCAACTGCCTGCAGCGCGGCGCCCACCGCATCGCGCTGGAGATCTACCGCGGCGCTGTGCTGCCGCGGTCCGAAGCTCCGGGCATCGTGGAACTCCGGGACCGTGTCTCCTCACTGCTGCGCGAAGCGGTGCTCACCGACGGCAGCGCTGATGCGCTGCTGAAGTACGCGGAACTGCCGGAAGCAAAGGACGACGTCGGCGTCCGCCTCGCCGCGCTGAAGCTCCTGCCGGCGCGCTCACCCAAGCGGGCCGCCGTCGTCGCCGATCTCGAACGGCTGGAAACCGAACTCAGCGCCTGA
- a CDS encoding DNA topoisomerase IB, which translates to MRLRHSNASGRGYRRLAAGTGFTYRDLDGSTLPPGPVRERLESIGIPPAWTDVWIAPYDNGHIQATGLDAVGRRQYIYHPAWREKKDRLKFDRALQLAESLPTARRLVTLDLRSDGFSRERVLAGAFRMLDSGSLRVGSERYTNENGSHGLATLLCAHVKVKQESLRLSFPAKSGKTWDSEIDDADLAALVRSLKRRGGNARLLAYKNGRGWHPVGSAEINEYVKERTGADFTAKDFRTLRGTVAAAVSLARTGPQPTVAARKRAISLAMQDAAAVLGNTPSIARKSYVDPRLLDHFSAGETIDPRRTGSAEAELRAMLYREGDVVSINSSPKKAG; encoded by the coding sequence ATGAGGCTCCGCCACAGCAACGCCTCGGGCAGGGGCTACCGGCGCCTGGCCGCGGGAACCGGCTTCACGTACCGCGACCTTGACGGTTCCACCCTTCCGCCGGGCCCCGTGCGGGAGCGGCTGGAAAGCATCGGCATCCCGCCGGCCTGGACCGATGTGTGGATCGCGCCCTACGACAACGGGCACATCCAGGCGACCGGGCTCGACGCCGTGGGCCGCCGCCAGTACATCTACCACCCGGCCTGGCGGGAAAAGAAGGACCGGCTCAAGTTCGACCGTGCCCTCCAGCTCGCCGAATCCCTGCCGACGGCGCGCAGACTGGTCACCCTGGACCTCCGAAGCGACGGATTCTCGCGCGAACGTGTCCTGGCGGGGGCCTTCAGGATGCTGGACAGCGGTTCACTGCGGGTGGGATCGGAGCGGTACACCAACGAGAACGGCAGCCACGGCCTGGCCACCCTGCTGTGCGCCCATGTGAAGGTCAAGCAGGAGAGCCTCCGGCTCAGTTTCCCCGCCAAGAGCGGGAAGACCTGGGATTCGGAGATCGACGACGCCGACCTCGCCGCCCTGGTCCGCTCGCTCAAGCGGCGCGGCGGGAACGCCAGGCTGCTGGCGTACAAGAACGGGCGCGGCTGGCACCCCGTGGGCAGCGCGGAAATCAACGAATACGTCAAGGAACGCACCGGCGCGGACTTCACCGCGAAGGACTTCCGCACCCTCCGCGGCACCGTGGCGGCGGCCGTCAGCCTGGCCCGGACCGGGCCGCAGCCAACAGTGGCCGCGAGGAAACGCGCCATCAGCCTGGCGATGCAGGATGCTGCCGCGGTGCTGGGGAACACGCCGTCGATCGCCCGGAAGAGCTACGTGGATCCGCGGCTGTTGGATCACTTTTCCGCGGGGGAGACCATCGACCCCCGCCGGACCGGTTCGGCGGAAGCGGAACTGCGCGCCATGCTGTACCGCGAAGGCGACGTCGTATCCATCAACAGCTCCCCGAAGAAAGCGGGCTGA
- the gabT gene encoding 4-aminobutyrate--2-oxoglutarate transaminase, which produces MTATAHDITYRLEQKRRVQADFPGPKSVALTERRKAVVAAGVASSVPVFVSDADGGIIHDVDGNSFIDLGSGIAVTSVGASDPAVVGAVKEAVEHFTHTCFMVTPYEGYVAVAEQLNRLTPGDHEKRTVLFNSGAEAVENAVKVARLATGRDAVVAFDHAYHGRTNLTMALTAKAMPYKTNFGPFAPEVYRMPMSYPFREENPAITGPEAAKRAITAIEKQIGGEQVAAIIIEPIQGEGGFIVPADGFLPALAAWAKEKGIVFIADEVQSGFCRTGEWFAVNHEGVVPDIITMAKGIAGGMPLSAITGRADLLDAVHPGGLGGTYGGNPVACAAALASIGSMEEYDLNARAKHIEELATGRLRALQGEVSVIGDIRGRGAMLAIELVQAGSKEPNPELTKAVAAACLKEGVIILTCGTYGNVIRLLPPLVIGDELLLDGLEVLAAAIKAHA; this is translated from the coding sequence ATGACTGCAACCGCCCATGACATCACCTACCGTCTCGAGCAGAAGCGCCGCGTCCAGGCGGACTTCCCGGGCCCCAAGTCCGTCGCGCTGACCGAGCGCCGCAAAGCCGTCGTGGCTGCCGGCGTCGCCTCCAGCGTCCCCGTCTTTGTCTCCGACGCCGACGGCGGGATCATCCACGACGTCGACGGCAACTCCTTCATCGACCTCGGCTCCGGCATCGCCGTGACGAGCGTCGGTGCGTCCGATCCCGCCGTCGTCGGCGCCGTGAAGGAAGCGGTGGAGCACTTCACCCACACCTGCTTCATGGTCACCCCGTACGAAGGCTACGTAGCCGTCGCCGAACAGCTGAACCGGCTCACCCCGGGCGACCACGAAAAGCGCACGGTGCTGTTCAACTCCGGCGCCGAAGCGGTGGAAAACGCCGTCAAGGTGGCGCGCCTGGCCACCGGCCGCGACGCAGTCGTCGCCTTTGACCACGCCTACCACGGCCGCACCAACCTGACCATGGCACTCACCGCCAAGGCCATGCCGTACAAGACCAACTTCGGCCCGTTCGCGCCCGAGGTCTACCGCATGCCCATGAGCTACCCCTTCCGCGAGGAAAACCCGGCGATCACCGGTCCCGAGGCCGCCAAGCGCGCCATCACCGCGATCGAGAAGCAGATCGGCGGCGAGCAGGTTGCCGCGATCATCATCGAGCCGATCCAGGGCGAGGGCGGCTTCATCGTCCCGGCCGACGGCTTCCTTCCGGCACTGGCTGCCTGGGCCAAGGAGAAGGGCATCGTCTTCATCGCGGACGAGGTCCAGTCCGGCTTCTGCCGCACCGGCGAATGGTTCGCCGTCAACCACGAGGGTGTTGTTCCGGACATCATCACCATGGCCAAGGGCATCGCCGGCGGCATGCCGCTGTCCGCGATCACCGGCCGCGCCGACCTGCTCGACGCCGTCCACCCGGGCGGCCTCGGCGGCACCTACGGCGGCAACCCCGTTGCCTGCGCCGCGGCACTGGCGTCCATCGGCTCCATGGAGGAGTACGACCTCAACGCCCGCGCCAAGCACATTGAAGAACTGGCCACCGGCCGGCTCCGCGCACTGCAGGGTGAAGTGTCCGTCATCGGCGACATCCGCGGCCGCGGCGCCATGCTGGCCATCGAGCTCGTGCAGGCCGGCTCCAAGGAACCGAACCCGGAACTGACCAAGGCCGTTGCCGCTGCCTGCCTCAAGGAGGGCGTCATCATCCTCACCTGCGGCACGTACGGCAACGTCATCCGGCTGCTGCCTCCGCTGGTCATCGGCGATGAGCTGCTGCTGGACGGCCTCGAGGTGCTGGCCGCCGCCATCAAGGCACACGCCTAA
- the rarD gene encoding EamA family transporter RarD, whose translation MPTPDGTASAPALTTTGTPASGGHSAGSGGQPPRPGVVLKAVDKDTTAGVIFGIGAYGLWGLLPLYFFVLQPAGAVEIVANRVVWSLVFCTLLITVTRSWRVLAAAFRDRTVLGTLSIAAALIAVNWLTYTYGVTTGQAVEASLGYFINPLVSVLLGVFVLKETLRPLQWAAVGIGFVAVVVLTISYGKLPWIALTLAFSFGLYGFVKKRIGPKADAVTSLTMETVVLTPLAAATMIFLAVSGTNTLGTQGPVHFWLLVSSGVITAVPLLFFGASARRLPMTTIGLLQYFAPVLQFIVALVVFKESMTLDRWIGFSVVWLALLVLTVDMLALTRRNSVAKKRALAGARTGR comes from the coding sequence GTGCCTACACCCGACGGAACCGCCTCAGCACCTGCCCTGACCACCACGGGTACGCCCGCTTCCGGCGGGCATTCCGCTGGGTCCGGCGGGCAGCCGCCCCGCCCCGGCGTCGTTCTCAAGGCGGTGGACAAGGACACGACGGCGGGTGTCATCTTCGGGATCGGCGCCTACGGACTCTGGGGGCTGCTCCCCCTGTACTTCTTCGTCCTGCAGCCCGCCGGTGCGGTGGAAATCGTGGCCAACCGGGTGGTGTGGTCGCTGGTGTTCTGCACACTGCTGATCACGGTCACCCGCTCATGGCGTGTTTTGGCAGCTGCTTTCCGCGACCGGACAGTCCTGGGCACGCTGTCCATCGCCGCGGCCCTCATCGCCGTGAACTGGCTGACGTACACCTACGGCGTGACCACCGGCCAGGCCGTGGAGGCGTCGCTGGGCTACTTCATCAACCCGCTCGTCTCCGTCCTGCTGGGCGTGTTCGTGCTGAAGGAAACGCTGCGTCCGCTCCAGTGGGCCGCCGTCGGGATCGGTTTTGTCGCCGTGGTGGTGTTGACGATTTCCTACGGCAAGCTCCCGTGGATCGCGCTGACGCTGGCCTTCAGCTTCGGGCTTTACGGGTTCGTGAAGAAACGGATCGGGCCGAAGGCGGACGCCGTCACCAGCCTGACGATGGAGACCGTGGTGCTGACTCCCCTGGCGGCCGCCACGATGATCTTCCTGGCAGTCAGCGGGACCAACACGCTCGGGACGCAGGGGCCCGTTCACTTCTGGCTGCTGGTCTCTTCCGGCGTGATCACGGCCGTGCCGCTGCTGTTCTTCGGAGCCTCCGCCCGCCGGCTGCCCATGACCACCATCGGGCTGCTGCAATATTTCGCCCCGGTGCTGCAGTTCATCGTGGCCTTGGTGGTGTTCAAGGAATCCATGACCCTGGACCGCTGGATCGGCTTTAGCGTGGTCTGGCTGGCGCTGCTGGTCCTGACGGTGGACATGCTGGCGTTGACCCGCCGGAACTCCGTGGCGAAGAAGCGTGCCCTGGCCGGAGCGCGAACGGGCAGATAA
- a CDS encoding PucR family transcriptional regulator, whose product MAISLAALLGVQSLQLVKSGLAETTWHQDIQWVAVTEQEDPQRFLNGGELVLTTGMRLKSAPEQRRFVRQVQRAGAVGIGFGVGLTHEAVPPALIAEANRWGLPVVEVPYETPFIAITKLVADAQSADHYAKLERLIAGHQILARALLTGGGLAELLKNLGSMLRTDIVLTQFTAQLYNSVPGNPAPTADTWASYPIPTGRRDACTLWVRQPFEDTGIVGYAQNLISVELNNMVKQRQAQRALSGQVLEDVIHGTLEASEASRRLAGIGVNSTRKNVVLLAESAAHPKQLVSSSMPRPLEHGVTAVVGKDLVVVVTDDGSGASALARSLSDHLAEAGIHATIGIGGAYTKPNGLRWSYFEARDAASHGLPVNEPERLSLTSLLLASEDVPLADMANESLNPLRNFDALHGAELMTTLESYLNNNGSVAAVAEALTLHRNTVRYRLAQITELTGYDPAQTQDRVQLWLALAVQRLNHRQQR is encoded by the coding sequence ATGGCAATTTCCCTCGCCGCCCTGCTGGGCGTCCAGTCGCTCCAGCTCGTGAAATCAGGCCTCGCCGAGACCACGTGGCACCAGGACATCCAGTGGGTTGCCGTCACGGAGCAGGAGGACCCGCAGCGTTTCCTCAACGGCGGCGAGCTGGTACTCACCACGGGCATGCGGCTGAAGTCCGCCCCGGAGCAGCGCCGCTTCGTGCGGCAGGTGCAGCGGGCGGGCGCGGTGGGGATCGGCTTCGGGGTCGGGCTGACGCACGAGGCCGTTCCGCCGGCACTGATCGCCGAGGCCAACCGCTGGGGCCTTCCCGTCGTGGAGGTCCCCTACGAGACGCCCTTCATCGCGATCACCAAGCTGGTGGCGGACGCCCAGTCGGCGGACCACTACGCCAAGCTGGAACGGCTCATTGCGGGCCATCAGATCCTGGCCCGCGCCCTGCTCACCGGCGGCGGCCTGGCCGAGCTCCTCAAGAACCTGGGCTCCATGCTGCGCACGGACATTGTGCTGACCCAGTTCACGGCGCAGCTCTACAACAGCGTGCCCGGCAACCCCGCGCCCACGGCGGACACGTGGGCGTCCTATCCCATCCCCACCGGCCGGCGCGACGCGTGCACCCTTTGGGTCCGGCAGCCTTTCGAGGACACCGGCATCGTGGGGTACGCGCAGAACCTGATCAGCGTGGAACTGAACAACATGGTCAAGCAACGGCAGGCGCAGCGGGCACTGTCAGGGCAGGTCCTGGAGGACGTGATCCACGGGACGTTGGAGGCCAGCGAGGCGTCCCGGCGGCTCGCCGGCATCGGCGTCAACAGCACCCGGAAGAACGTTGTCCTGCTGGCCGAGTCCGCAGCCCACCCCAAGCAGCTGGTGAGTTCCTCGATGCCCCGGCCGCTGGAGCACGGGGTGACTGCCGTCGTCGGGAAGGACCTGGTGGTTGTTGTTACGGACGACGGCAGCGGCGCCAGCGCGCTCGCCAGGAGCCTCAGCGACCATCTTGCCGAGGCGGGCATCCATGCCACGATCGGCATCGGCGGCGCCTACACCAAACCCAACGGGCTGCGCTGGAGCTACTTCGAGGCCCGGGATGCGGCGAGCCACGGCCTGCCCGTCAACGAGCCCGAACGGCTCAGCCTGACGTCGCTGCTCCTGGCCAGCGAAGATGTGCCGCTGGCGGACATGGCGAACGAGTCCCTCAACCCGCTTCGGAACTTCGACGCCCTGCACGGAGCCGAGCTGATGACCACGCTGGAGAGCTACCTGAACAACAACGGCTCGGTGGCCGCCGTGGCCGAAGCGCTGACTCTGCACCGCAACACCGTCCGGTACCGGCTGGCCCAGATCACCGAACTGACCGGCTACGACCCCGCCCAGACCCAGGACCGGGTGCAGCTCTGGCTGGCCCTCGCGGTCCAGCGGCTGAACCATCGCCAGCAGCGGTAG
- a CDS encoding FAD-dependent oxidoreductase has protein sequence MSNSAETTPKRPLRVAIVGAGPAGVYAADILTKSNEVKDGDFEVSIDLFEAYPAPYGLIRYGVAPDHPRIKGIVNALHKVLDRGDIRFLGNVTYGRDLKLHDFRAFYDAVIFSTGAIKDADLNVPGVELEGSFGGADFVSWYDGHPDVPREWPLDAKEIAVIGNGNVALDVARMLVKHADDLLSTEIPDNVYQALKKSPVTDVHVFGRRGPAQVKFTPLELRELSHARDVDIVLYPEDFEFDEASEEAIRTNNQTKTMVNTMTNWLVEEHAEAEVPSSRRLHLHFLHSPVEIYDAAGGNTAGTGKVAGIKFERMQLDGTGHVKGTGEYIDYPVQAVYRAIGYHGSPLEELEYDARAGVIPNEGGRVLDADGNPVPGIYATGWIKRGPVGLIGHTKGDALETIGCLLEDRLTLPPAQNPDPHAIIALLEERGVEYTTWEGWNRLDAHEAALGKAWTEAEADTGVVRERIKVVPREEMIRISRSAED, from the coding sequence GTGTCCAATTCGGCCGAAACCACTCCCAAACGTCCCCTCCGCGTCGCGATCGTCGGCGCCGGACCGGCCGGCGTCTATGCCGCGGACATCCTGACCAAGTCCAACGAAGTCAAAGACGGCGACTTCGAGGTCAGCATCGACCTCTTCGAGGCCTACCCTGCCCCGTACGGCCTGATCCGCTACGGCGTGGCCCCGGACCACCCGCGCATCAAGGGCATCGTCAACGCCCTGCACAAGGTCCTGGACCGGGGCGACATCCGGTTCCTCGGCAACGTGACGTACGGCCGCGACCTGAAACTCCACGATTTCCGCGCCTTCTATGATGCCGTGATCTTCTCCACGGGCGCCATCAAGGACGCAGACCTCAACGTTCCCGGCGTCGAGCTTGAAGGCTCGTTCGGTGGCGCGGACTTCGTCTCCTGGTACGACGGCCACCCCGACGTGCCGCGTGAATGGCCGCTCGATGCCAAGGAAATCGCCGTGATCGGCAACGGCAACGTGGCCCTGGACGTGGCCCGCATGCTGGTCAAGCACGCCGACGATCTGCTGTCCACGGAAATCCCGGACAACGTCTACCAGGCGCTGAAGAAGTCCCCGGTTACTGACGTACACGTCTTCGGCCGCCGCGGCCCGGCCCAGGTGAAGTTCACCCCGCTGGAACTGCGCGAACTGAGCCACGCCAGGGATGTTGACATTGTGCTTTACCCGGAGGACTTCGAATTCGATGAAGCTTCCGAGGAAGCCATCCGCACCAACAACCAGACCAAGACCATGGTCAACACCATGACCAACTGGCTTGTCGAGGAGCACGCGGAGGCCGAGGTGCCGTCCTCACGGCGGCTCCACCTGCACTTCCTGCACAGCCCGGTGGAGATTTACGACGCCGCCGGCGGCAATACCGCGGGCACCGGCAAGGTGGCGGGCATCAAGTTTGAGCGGATGCAGCTGGACGGCACCGGCCACGTCAAGGGCACCGGGGAGTACATCGACTACCCTGTCCAGGCCGTCTACCGGGCCATCGGGTACCACGGCTCGCCGCTGGAGGAACTCGAATACGACGCCAGGGCCGGCGTGATTCCCAACGAGGGCGGCCGCGTGCTGGATGCCGACGGCAACCCCGTTCCGGGAATCTACGCCACCGGCTGGATCAAGCGCGGGCCGGTGGGCCTGATCGGGCACACGAAGGGCGACGCCCTGGAGACCATCGGCTGCCTGCTCGAAGACCGGCTGACGCTGCCGCCGGCGCAGAACCCGGACCCACACGCCATCATCGCCCTGCTCGAGGAGCGCGGCGTAGAATACACCACCTGGGAAGGCTGGAACAGGCTCGACGCGCACGAAGCAGCCCTGGGGAAGGCCTGGACCGAAGCAGAAGCGGACACCGGCGTCGTGCGTGAACGCATCAAGGTTGTGCCGCGTGAGGAAATGATCCGCATCTCCCGCAGCGCCGAAGACTAA
- a CDS encoding gamma-aminobutyraldehyde dehydrogenase: MVQTLQNFINGEFVTPAGTGLLDIVNPANGEVVAKSPISVQADVDAAMTAASEAFKSWKHVTPGQRQLMLLKLADAVEANSDELVEAQHRNTGQVRSLIASEEVAAGADQLRFFAGAARIMEGKSAGEYFEGHTSYVRREPIGVVAQVAPWNYPFLMAIWKIGPALAAGNTVVLKPSDTTPESTLVLARLAGEIFPAGVLNVILGTGETGAMMVEHKVPGLVSITGSVRAGIAVASGAAKGLKRAHLELGGKAPAIVFKDADIKKSAAAIAEFAFFNAGQDCTAITRVLVEDSVHDDVVAAMVEHTKTLHTGSQNDEDNYFGPLNNVNHFNAVTSVVEHLPENCKIVTGGHRAGEKGFFFEPTIITGAKQTDDVVQKETFGPVITVQKFSTEAEAVELANDVDYALASSVWTTDHGTAMRVSRDLDFGAVWINTHILLTAEMPHGGFKQSGYGKDLSMYGVEDYTRIKHVMSALDA, encoded by the coding sequence GTGGTCCAAACCTTGCAGAACTTCATCAACGGCGAGTTCGTCACGCCCGCCGGCACCGGACTGCTGGACATCGTGAACCCCGCCAACGGTGAGGTGGTGGCGAAGTCGCCCATCTCGGTGCAGGCCGACGTCGACGCCGCCATGACGGCAGCCAGCGAGGCGTTCAAGTCCTGGAAGCACGTCACCCCGGGTCAGCGCCAGCTGATGCTCCTCAAGCTTGCCGACGCCGTCGAGGCCAACAGCGACGAACTCGTTGAAGCCCAGCACCGCAACACCGGCCAGGTCCGCAGCCTCATCGCCTCCGAGGAAGTCGCCGCCGGGGCGGACCAGCTCCGGTTCTTCGCCGGCGCCGCCCGGATCATGGAGGGCAAGTCCGCCGGCGAGTACTTCGAAGGCCACACCTCCTACGTGCGCCGCGAACCCATCGGCGTCGTGGCCCAGGTTGCCCCCTGGAACTATCCGTTCCTGATGGCCATCTGGAAGATCGGCCCCGCGCTCGCCGCCGGCAACACCGTGGTGCTCAAGCCCTCGGACACCACGCCGGAATCCACCCTGGTCCTGGCACGCCTGGCAGGCGAGATCTTCCCGGCAGGCGTCCTGAACGTCATCCTCGGCACCGGCGAAACCGGCGCCATGATGGTGGAGCACAAGGTCCCCGGCCTCGTTTCCATCACCGGATCCGTCCGTGCGGGCATCGCAGTGGCTTCGGGAGCGGCCAAGGGCCTCAAGCGGGCGCACCTGGAGCTCGGCGGCAAAGCCCCGGCCATCGTCTTCAAGGATGCCGACATCAAGAAGAGTGCAGCGGCCATCGCCGAGTTCGCCTTCTTCAACGCGGGCCAGGACTGCACGGCCATCACCCGGGTGCTGGTCGAGGACTCAGTCCACGACGACGTCGTGGCAGCCATGGTGGAACACACCAAGACCCTGCACACCGGCTCGCAGAACGACGAAGACAACTACTTCGGCCCGCTGAACAACGTGAACCACTTCAACGCCGTGACGTCTGTGGTGGAGCACTTGCCGGAGAACTGCAAGATTGTCACCGGCGGCCACCGCGCGGGGGAGAAGGGCTTCTTCTTCGAACCCACCATCATCACCGGGGCCAAGCAGACCGATGACGTCGTCCAGAAAGAAACCTTCGGGCCCGTCATCACCGTCCAGAAGTTCAGCACCGAGGCGGAAGCCGTGGAGCTGGCCAACGACGTCGACTACGCCCTGGCCTCCAGCGTCTGGACCACCGACCACGGCACGGCCATGCGCGTCAGCCGCGACCTCGACTTCGGCGCGGTGTGGATCAACACCCACATCCTCCTGACCGCTGAGATGCCGCACGGCGGCTTCAAGCAGTCCGGCTACGGCAAGGACCTCTCCATGTACGGCGTCGAGGACTACACGCGCATCAAGCACGTGATGAGCGCACTCGACGCGTAG
- a CDS encoding universal stress protein, protein MRYVVGYTPNERGADAVALASALAKAQGAQLDLVYVVDKGLHVAHEVASGHDLAREQAVQDAQREGLGLVPEDVPVEFHVRHAESFAAGLIEAAVDIEAGLIVVGAASNGLFKRHTVGSVANALLHASPVPVALAPRGYRRKEAISRLTLAVGQRAGADAAIDVAIGSAERRGVPLRMVSLVELDAEGDPGEVVNAAHIHANTVLTEASRRLPEGHRVTVEVAHGRTIEECIDDLDWDDGEILIVGSSRLAERNKLFIGSTANKVLRALPVPMVVIPREYERVDTAMAP, encoded by the coding sequence ATGCGATACGTAGTTGGCTACACACCAAACGAGCGCGGCGCCGATGCAGTTGCCCTGGCGTCCGCATTGGCCAAGGCACAGGGCGCCCAGCTCGACCTCGTCTATGTGGTGGACAAGGGCCTGCACGTTGCGCACGAGGTGGCGAGCGGCCACGACCTCGCCCGTGAGCAGGCCGTGCAGGACGCGCAGCGCGAAGGGCTAGGACTGGTCCCGGAGGACGTGCCCGTCGAGTTCCACGTACGCCATGCTGAGTCGTTCGCCGCGGGACTGATCGAGGCCGCCGTCGATATCGAAGCCGGGCTCATCGTGGTGGGTGCGGCAAGCAACGGGCTATTCAAACGCCATACCGTGGGCAGCGTGGCGAACGCCCTCCTGCACGCCTCGCCGGTGCCGGTGGCGCTGGCTCCGCGCGGTTACCGCCGCAAGGAGGCAATATCGCGGCTGACCCTCGCCGTCGGACAGCGGGCCGGGGCGGATGCCGCGATCGACGTCGCCATCGGATCCGCAGAGCGCCGTGGCGTTCCGCTGCGCATGGTCTCCCTGGTGGAGCTGGACGCCGAAGGGGACCCGGGAGAAGTGGTCAACGCGGCTCACATCCACGCCAACACCGTGCTCACCGAAGCCTCGCGCAGGCTCCCCGAAGGACACAGGGTCACGGTGGAGGTGGCCCACGGCCGCACCATCGAGGAGTGCATCGACGACCTCGACTGGGATGACGGGGAGATCCTGATCGTGGGGTCCTCCCGCCTGGCCGAACGGAACAAGCTGTTCATCGGCAGTACGGCCAACAAGGTCCTCCGGGCGCTCCCGGTGCCCATGGTGGTCATTCCGCGCGAGTACGAGCGGGTGGACACTGCCATGGCGCCCTGA